A single region of the Phycisphaerae bacterium RAS1 genome encodes:
- the sinR_1 gene encoding HTH-type transcriptional regulator SinR, with amino-acid sequence MSQDGKTFGQVLRERRVAKGFSLRKFAEMVGVSPTYLSQVEQNKVEKPPTAERVRRMAELLGENVDELSALAGRMAEDIQGIIKQQPTQMPELLREASGLTPEQLKKFIASMRRAKEKDQ; translated from the coding sequence ATGAGCCAGGACGGCAAGACATTCGGTCAGGTGTTGCGTGAGCGAAGGGTCGCAAAGGGATTCAGTCTGCGAAAATTCGCCGAGATGGTGGGCGTGAGCCCGACGTATCTGTCGCAGGTAGAGCAGAACAAGGTCGAAAAGCCGCCGACTGCTGAGCGCGTGCGACGCATGGCGGAGCTGCTGGGCGAAAACGTCGATGAACTCAGCGCGCTGGCGGGACGTATGGCGGAGGACATTCAGGGCATCATCAAGCAACAGCCGACGCAGATGCCTGAACTGTTGCGCGAGGCGAGCGGGCTTACTCCTGAGCAGCTCAAGAAGTTCATTGCGAGCATGCGTCGGGCGAAGGAGAAGGATCAATAG
- a CDS encoding PD-(D/E)XK nuclease superfamily protein: MSDSPASFPELRTFDEPVPLVRLGQGDYTRDICHADLGGTAARCTKAVLTFSALNTFRNCPRKYKHRYVDHLQPREKPENLSFGSVIHGALERWYRLTGDANRLWKVLDFIDAQFPQRGSDPVQKDRWHRARAMLVGYAARYPTENFEVVEIEKVFHGEIRNPDTGRPSQTFVMSGKADGIVRLDGELYLLEHKTARSIDANYLDKLWTDTQIALYSYYLRQVGYPIVGVLYNVLLKTRLKQREGESQEEYEARRAELAAKNKSGKSTAQRQLPETDEEFQARLAEWYAKPEAFHRERIYLSEDRLAMLQEEVWEITQQYLDARRRGKWLLNTSNCFAYDRPCEYLPYCQSNFNPNVRDNLFEIAPPHEELAVGAASEAESTF; the protein is encoded by the coding sequence GTGAGCGATTCACCGGCGAGTTTCCCAGAACTCCGCACCTTCGACGAGCCCGTACCGCTCGTGCGGCTGGGTCAGGGCGATTACACGCGGGATATATGCCACGCCGATCTTGGCGGCACCGCGGCGCGCTGCACGAAAGCCGTGCTCACGTTTTCGGCGCTGAATACGTTTCGCAACTGCCCGCGGAAGTACAAGCACCGCTACGTCGATCATCTCCAGCCGCGCGAGAAGCCTGAAAACTTGTCGTTCGGCAGCGTCATCCACGGCGCGCTGGAGCGTTGGTATCGCTTGACCGGCGACGCCAACCGACTGTGGAAGGTGCTCGATTTCATCGACGCACAGTTCCCGCAGCGCGGCTCCGATCCCGTCCAGAAAGACCGCTGGCACCGGGCGCGGGCCATGCTTGTCGGATACGCGGCGCGCTACCCGACCGAGAACTTCGAGGTCGTTGAGATTGAGAAGGTCTTCCACGGTGAGATTCGCAACCCCGACACCGGCCGCCCGAGCCAGACGTTTGTCATGTCCGGCAAGGCGGACGGCATCGTGCGGCTCGACGGTGAGCTGTACCTGCTCGAGCACAAGACCGCACGCTCGATCGACGCGAATTACCTGGACAAACTGTGGACCGACACGCAAATCGCGCTCTACAGCTATTACCTGCGCCAGGTCGGCTATCCGATTGTGGGCGTCCTCTACAACGTGCTGCTGAAGACGCGCCTGAAGCAGCGCGAGGGTGAATCGCAGGAAGAATACGAAGCGCGACGTGCCGAGTTGGCCGCGAAGAACAAGAGCGGCAAATCGACGGCGCAGCGGCAACTCCCCGAGACCGACGAGGAATTCCAAGCCCGCCTGGCCGAGTGGTACGCCAAGCCCGAGGCGTTCCACCGCGAACGCATCTATCTCTCCGAAGACCGCCTGGCGATGTTGCAGGAGGAAGTCTGGGAGATCACGCAGCAGTATCTCGATGCGCGGCGCCGCGGGAAGTGGTTGCTGAACACGTCGAACTGCTTCGCCTACGACCGGCCGTGTGAGTACCTGCCGTACTGCCAGTCCAACTTCAACCCCAACGTGCGCGACAACCTGTTCGAGATCGCCCCGCCGCACGAAGAGCTCGCGGTCGGCGCCGCGAGCGAGGCCGAGTCCACGTTTTGA
- the recD2 gene encoding ATP-dependent RecD-like DNA helicase: MPETILGTIQKTYHSSPGFSAGVLTADDGRTVRFAGKFCANDGDVVALVGHWKHDAKYGRQFVVESLSYELPETSEGLVNYLAKHPAFTGIGESTARRIVIYAASAANLDGIIRQDVDELHRALRVPRATLESLREAWIANSSENEVRAYLSGFGLTAHQVETLLEKFGNSIVGVLRSDPYQLIQHVRGYGFKKVDKIARAMGTPKDHPGRIEAGLQYVVTEEIGNGHTWIGGADILDKANELLLLDTLDSREMIRRAGERLLQAGMLIADGSAVATAALLEAERFIQQTFAAHAVEAHPAQRVTDGRLNHCQQIAYANALTQRISVISGGAGTGKAQPLDAKILTPSGWRRMGEIKSGDRVIGANGRACRVAAVYPQGRRQVYRVIMTDGASTECCDEHLWLTRSQNDRDRARAERVLPLHEIRAALCSPNGKRQHWIPMVTPVEFAGGELPLDAYVLGLLLGDGCFRVPRGCAFSNGDPTVVAALAAGLPHGCRLRRSASRPIDYRIYGNGQGDGNALLVALRELGLEGKGAADKFVPEPYLLSRSAHRLSLLQGLLDADGSTDGHSVEYTTTSLRLANDVVFLARSLGGTAACAERQTYYTHGGERRAGKPSYRIHLCLPGYIWPFRHPRKACSYVPHTKYQPRRAIQAVQPVGVKEVQCIVVDAPDHLYVTDDFIVTHNTYTVAAVARACRAQDLSVAVCAPTGKAAKRIEETLRAEGVDLEAKTIHRLLKYDGTRFNRDSLSEPIAADPENDADGGEPGYDVVIVDEVSMVDVPLMAELLRRIDFGRTRLILVGDHNQLPPVGPGNVLRDIIAHRLVPLVVLDEIVRQAGVLKANSSAILTGVVAPTAVSDPAWTVVDAFQDALPIQAYLRDLVLKKLPQRLGVDPIRDVQIITPTHLGALGTKAINQMMQHLLHGDPGRKFAVGDKVIQTSNDYDLGIMNGTIGRVLEHEPGAEGGYWIDFDGVGTRQIKGDAVHDVQLAYALTAHKAQGSEFPCAVVLCHRSHFFADRNWLYTAVTRAAKYCVLIGDQWGLRNAARKNQVIHRRTFLDRWARAPTDGVRNGQELVHA; encoded by the coding sequence ATGCCTGAGACGATCCTCGGCACGATTCAGAAGACCTATCACAGCAGCCCGGGCTTCTCGGCTGGCGTGCTGACGGCGGACGACGGTCGCACTGTGCGGTTTGCGGGAAAGTTCTGCGCCAACGATGGCGACGTCGTGGCGCTGGTCGGCCACTGGAAGCACGATGCCAAGTACGGCCGCCAGTTCGTCGTCGAGTCGCTGTCGTACGAGCTGCCTGAGACCAGCGAAGGTCTCGTGAACTACCTCGCCAAGCACCCGGCGTTCACGGGCATTGGTGAGTCCACCGCGCGGCGGATCGTGATATACGCCGCCAGCGCCGCCAATCTCGACGGCATCATCCGCCAGGACGTCGACGAACTGCATCGGGCCTTGCGCGTCCCGCGCGCGACACTGGAATCGCTGCGTGAGGCCTGGATCGCCAACAGCTCCGAAAACGAGGTCCGCGCTTACCTGTCGGGCTTCGGCCTCACCGCTCACCAAGTCGAGACGCTGCTCGAGAAGTTCGGCAACAGCATCGTTGGCGTGCTCCGCAGCGATCCCTACCAACTCATTCAGCACGTGCGCGGCTACGGCTTCAAGAAGGTTGACAAGATCGCCCGCGCCATGGGCACGCCGAAAGACCACCCGGGCCGAATCGAGGCCGGTCTCCAGTACGTCGTGACGGAGGAGATCGGCAACGGCCATACCTGGATCGGCGGCGCCGATATCCTCGACAAAGCCAACGAACTTCTGCTACTCGACACGCTCGACAGCCGCGAAATGATCCGGCGGGCGGGTGAACGGCTGCTACAGGCCGGCATGCTCATAGCGGACGGCAGCGCCGTCGCGACGGCCGCGCTTCTGGAAGCCGAACGGTTCATTCAACAGACGTTCGCGGCGCACGCGGTGGAAGCGCATCCGGCCCAGCGGGTTACCGATGGCCGGCTCAACCATTGCCAGCAAATTGCGTATGCCAATGCGCTCACTCAGCGCATTTCCGTAATCTCCGGCGGGGCAGGCACAGGCAAGGCGCAACCGCTGGACGCCAAGATCCTGACGCCCAGCGGCTGGCGGCGCATGGGAGAGATCAAGTCCGGCGACCGCGTCATCGGAGCGAACGGGCGCGCTTGCCGGGTTGCCGCCGTCTACCCGCAGGGCCGCCGTCAGGTGTACCGCGTGATCATGACCGACGGCGCATCGACGGAGTGCTGCGACGAGCACCTATGGCTCACACGTTCGCAGAACGATCGTGATCGAGCCCGGGCGGAAAGAGTGCTACCTCTCCACGAGATTCGCGCCGCGCTCTGCAGCCCGAATGGGAAGCGCCAGCACTGGATTCCGATGGTGACTCCCGTGGAATTCGCCGGCGGAGAACTACCACTCGACGCATATGTGCTCGGTTTGCTGCTTGGCGACGGCTGCTTTCGGGTGCCGCGCGGCTGCGCGTTCTCAAATGGCGACCCGACCGTGGTTGCGGCCCTGGCCGCCGGCCTGCCACACGGCTGTCGCTTGCGGCGGTCCGCCTCCAGGCCGATTGACTACCGCATTTACGGGAACGGCCAGGGCGACGGCAATGCACTGCTGGTAGCGCTGCGCGAACTCGGCCTGGAAGGTAAGGGCGCGGCGGACAAGTTCGTGCCGGAACCATACCTGCTGTCGCGCTCGGCGCATCGCCTGTCGCTTCTCCAAGGGCTGCTGGATGCGGACGGCTCCACCGACGGCCACTCTGTCGAATACACGACGACGTCGTTACGGCTGGCGAACGACGTGGTCTTCCTGGCGCGATCCTTGGGCGGCACCGCAGCTTGTGCGGAGCGCCAGACCTATTACACACATGGCGGCGAGCGCCGCGCTGGAAAGCCCTCCTATCGCATTCACCTGTGCCTGCCAGGCTACATCTGGCCGTTTCGGCACCCGCGCAAGGCGTGCTCATATGTGCCGCACACGAAGTACCAGCCGCGCCGCGCGATTCAGGCCGTACAGCCCGTCGGTGTGAAGGAAGTGCAGTGCATCGTCGTGGATGCGCCGGACCATCTCTACGTCACAGACGACTTCATCGTCACGCACAACACCTACACCGTTGCCGCAGTCGCCCGGGCGTGCCGGGCGCAGGACCTTTCCGTCGCCGTGTGTGCTCCCACCGGCAAAGCCGCGAAACGAATCGAAGAGACGCTCCGCGCCGAAGGCGTCGACCTTGAAGCCAAGACGATCCACCGATTGTTGAAGTACGACGGCACGCGCTTCAACCGCGACAGCCTCTCGGAACCGATCGCCGCCGACCCGGAGAACGACGCGGACGGCGGCGAGCCGGGCTACGACGTCGTCATCGTTGATGAGGTCTCAATGGTCGACGTGCCGCTCATGGCCGAGTTGCTGCGTCGCATCGATTTCGGCCGCACGCGGCTGATTCTTGTCGGCGACCACAACCAACTTCCGCCGGTGGGACCGGGCAACGTGCTGCGCGACATCATCGCGCATCGCCTCGTACCGCTGGTCGTGCTGGATGAGATCGTCCGGCAGGCGGGTGTCCTGAAGGCCAACAGCTCGGCGATCTTGACCGGCGTCGTCGCGCCCACCGCCGTCAGCGATCCGGCCTGGACGGTCGTCGATGCGTTTCAGGATGCGCTGCCAATCCAGGCGTACCTGCGTGACCTGGTGCTGAAGAAGCTGCCGCAGCGTCTCGGCGTCGATCCTATCCGCGACGTGCAGATCATCACGCCCACGCACCTGGGCGCGCTCGGGACGAAGGCCATCAATCAGATGATGCAGCACCTGCTGCACGGCGACCCCGGCCGCAAATTCGCCGTCGGCGACAAGGTGATCCAGACCAGCAACGACTACGACCTGGGCATCATGAACGGCACGATTGGCCGGGTACTCGAGCACGAGCCCGGCGCCGAGGGCGGCTACTGGATCGATTTCGACGGCGTCGGCACGCGCCAGATCAAGGGCGACGCTGTTCACGACGTCCAGCTGGCATACGCCCTGACTGCACATAAAGCCCAGGGCAGCGAATTCCCGTGCGCAGTGGTGCTCTGTCATCGGTCGCATTTCTTCGCCGATCGGAATTGGCTCTACACCGCCGTGACGCGCGCGGCGAAGTACTGCGTGCTAATCGGCGATCAGTGGGGCTTGCGCAACGCCGCCCGCAAGAACCAGGTGATCCATCGCCGCACGTTCCTGGACCGGTGGGCGCGGGCGCCGACCGACGGCGTACGTAACGGTCAGGAACTCGTACATGCCTGA
- the spo0C_3 gene encoding Chromosome-partitioning protein Spo0J has translation MKIELRPLAEVKPYEKNPRDNDAAVAAVAESIRRFGFRQPIVVDEAGVIVCGHTRWKAAQMLGLDKVPVHVARDLTPEQVRAYRIADNKTNELAEWNVDLLPIEIAELRDAGIDWSLLGFDADDLAKLFDAADGIKQGLTDPDDIPAPPDDATTRPGDLWILRSEGGVEHRLLCGDSSRAADVDRLLDGAAIHLVNTDPPYNVKVEPRSNNAIAAGLSSFPATASAREGGGLTHHQGFDVARQGPKKATTAKLRAKDRSLANDFVSDAAFDAMLDAWFGNMTRVLLPGRGFYIWGGYANLGNYPPFLKKHGLYFSQGIVWDKQHPVLTRKDFMGAFEICFYGWREGAGHVYLGPTNATDLWHVKKVNPQSMVHLTEKPVELATQAMQYSSRPGENVLDLFGGSGSTLIAAEQTGRRAFLVELDPPYCDVIVERFEKFSGRKAERISASENAATTAAASAGGV, from the coding sequence ATGAAGATTGAGTTGCGGCCGTTGGCCGAGGTCAAGCCGTACGAGAAGAACCCGCGCGACAACGATGCGGCCGTAGCGGCCGTCGCCGAATCGATCCGACGCTTCGGGTTCCGGCAGCCGATCGTCGTGGACGAAGCCGGCGTCATCGTCTGCGGGCACACACGCTGGAAGGCGGCGCAGATGCTCGGCCTCGACAAGGTGCCGGTGCACGTCGCGCGCGATCTAACGCCCGAACAGGTGCGTGCCTACCGCATCGCCGACAACAAGACGAACGAGCTGGCCGAATGGAATGTGGACCTGCTGCCGATTGAGATCGCCGAGCTGCGCGACGCCGGCATCGATTGGTCGCTGCTGGGTTTCGACGCAGACGACCTAGCAAAGCTGTTTGATGCGGCCGACGGCATCAAGCAGGGCCTGACCGATCCCGACGACATCCCGGCGCCACCTGACGACGCGACCACGCGGCCGGGCGACCTGTGGATTCTGAGGAGCGAAGGCGGCGTCGAGCATCGGCTGCTGTGCGGCGACAGCAGCCGCGCCGCTGACGTCGATCGGTTGCTCGACGGTGCGGCGATCCACCTCGTGAACACCGATCCGCCCTACAACGTGAAGGTCGAGCCGCGCAGCAACAACGCGATTGCAGCCGGCCTGTCGTCGTTCCCGGCGACCGCGTCGGCGCGCGAAGGCGGTGGGCTGACGCACCACCAAGGCTTCGACGTCGCACGTCAGGGGCCGAAGAAGGCGACGACGGCGAAGCTGCGCGCCAAAGACCGTTCGCTGGCGAACGACTTCGTCTCCGACGCGGCGTTCGACGCGATGCTGGACGCCTGGTTCGGCAACATGACCCGCGTGCTGCTGCCCGGCCGCGGGTTCTACATCTGGGGCGGCTACGCCAACCTCGGCAACTACCCGCCGTTCCTGAAGAAGCACGGCCTCTACTTCTCGCAGGGGATCGTCTGGGACAAGCAGCACCCGGTGCTGACGCGGAAGGACTTCATGGGGGCCTTCGAGATCTGCTTCTACGGCTGGCGCGAGGGCGCCGGGCACGTCTACCTCGGACCGACGAACGCGACCGACCTCTGGCATGTGAAGAAGGTCAACCCGCAATCGATGGTGCACTTGACTGAGAAGCCCGTCGAGCTGGCGACGCAGGCGATGCAGTACTCGTCGCGGCCGGGCGAGAACGTGCTGGACCTCTTCGGCGGCAGCGGCTCGACGCTGATCGCGGCCGAGCAGACCGGACGCCGCGCGTTCCTAGTGGAACTCGACCCACCGTATTGCGACGTCATCGTCGAGCGGTTCGAAAAGTTCTCGGGGAGGAAGGCGGAGCGGATTTCAGCCAGTGAGAACGCCGCGACAACTGCCGCGGCGTCTGCGGGAGGGGTGTGA
- a CDS encoding Phage terminase large subunit (GpA): MTIDPRKLKPGELVRLLNSTPLGEVLSERQLHRHRSRAGFRIGDGRTVDLLRYVAWLVLERHRPRPEPTGLTGYEAMKERAAQRNRALALLGRDIGQPPAVANPDRRSRAQRDFRFFCEGYFPQTFHLPWSPDHLKVVAKIEQAVLEGGLFAMAMPRGSGKTSLCETACLWAIAYGHREYVALIGSDEEHAANMLDSIKVELETNDALLDDFPEVVYPIRALEGIHQRAAGQLCQGKQTYIGWTAKEIALPTMPGSRASGSIMSVAGITGRIRGMKHKRVDGTSVRPLLVLIDDPQTDESARSPSQCVTRERILSGAILGLAGPGRKIAGLMTLTVVRPDDLADRILDREKHPQWQGQRTKMVYSFPTSEALWAGYADLWRAGMRAERGIAEATEFYRARREAMDAGAVVAWPQRHHPDELSAVQHAMNLRLDRGDAAFWAEYQNEPLPEVVYDGDLLTPDDVCRKLNNRKRYEIPQACTTLTAFIDVQDKALYYVVVAWAAGFDGYVVDYGTEPGQKEAYFTLRELRRTLARAAPGAGPEGAIYAGLERLTAALIGRDWSSDDGAALTIDRVLIDANWGETTDLVKRFCRQCAHPGVVMPSHGRFVGASSVPFHEYTLRPGEKAGENWRIPPPKVRGIARHVAFDANYWKTMVHRRLRTALGDRGCLSLWGAQPERHRMFAEHVTAETPVRVSGRGRTVEEWKQRPGADNHLFDCLVGCTVAASMEGIALREIGDARPRKQPRSWAALQQAARRRREAPA; the protein is encoded by the coding sequence GTGACGATTGACCCGCGCAAGCTGAAGCCCGGCGAGCTCGTGCGGCTGCTAAACTCGACGCCGCTTGGCGAGGTGCTCAGCGAGCGGCAGCTCCACCGCCATCGCTCGCGCGCCGGCTTTCGTATCGGCGACGGGCGGACGGTGGACCTGCTGCGCTACGTCGCGTGGCTGGTGCTCGAGCGGCATCGCCCGCGTCCTGAACCCACGGGGCTGACCGGTTACGAGGCCATGAAGGAACGCGCCGCGCAGCGCAACCGCGCGTTGGCGCTGCTCGGCCGCGACATCGGCCAGCCGCCCGCGGTCGCGAACCCGGATCGGCGATCGCGGGCCCAGCGAGACTTCCGCTTCTTCTGTGAGGGCTACTTTCCGCAGACGTTCCATTTGCCGTGGTCGCCGGACCATCTGAAGGTCGTGGCCAAGATCGAGCAGGCGGTGCTGGAGGGCGGGCTGTTCGCGATGGCCATGCCGCGCGGCTCGGGCAAGACCTCGCTGTGCGAGACGGCCTGCCTCTGGGCGATTGCCTACGGGCATCGCGAGTATGTGGCGCTGATCGGCAGTGACGAAGAACACGCTGCCAACATGCTCGATTCGATCAAGGTCGAGCTGGAGACCAACGACGCGCTGCTGGATGATTTCCCGGAGGTGGTCTACCCCATTCGCGCCTTGGAGGGGATTCACCAGCGCGCCGCCGGTCAGCTCTGTCAGGGCAAGCAGACCTACATCGGCTGGACGGCCAAGGAGATCGCGCTGCCCACGATGCCCGGCAGCCGGGCCAGCGGCTCAATCATGAGCGTGGCCGGCATCACCGGCCGCATCCGTGGCATGAAGCACAAACGCGTGGACGGCACATCGGTACGGCCGTTGCTCGTGCTGATCGACGATCCGCAAACAGACGAATCGGCCCGGTCGCCGTCGCAATGCGTGACGCGCGAACGAATCCTGTCAGGCGCGATCCTGGGCCTGGCCGGGCCCGGGCGAAAGATCGCCGGCCTGATGACGCTCACAGTCGTCCGCCCTGACGACCTGGCCGATCGCATCCTCGACCGCGAAAAACACCCACAGTGGCAAGGGCAGCGCACGAAGATGGTCTACTCCTTTCCGACGAGCGAGGCGCTCTGGGCCGGCTACGCCGACCTGTGGCGCGCGGGCATGCGCGCCGAGCGCGGCATCGCCGAGGCCACCGAGTTCTACCGCGCCCGGCGCGAGGCGATGGACGCCGGGGCGGTCGTCGCCTGGCCGCAGCGCCATCATCCGGATGAACTCTCCGCCGTGCAGCATGCCATGAACCTGCGGCTCGACCGCGGCGACGCGGCGTTCTGGGCCGAGTACCAGAACGAGCCGCTGCCCGAGGTGGTGTACGACGGCGACTTGCTGACGCCCGATGACGTGTGTCGCAAGCTGAACAACCGCAAGCGCTACGAGATTCCGCAGGCCTGCACGACGCTGACGGCGTTCATCGACGTGCAGGACAAGGCCCTTTACTACGTGGTGGTGGCCTGGGCCGCGGGTTTTGACGGCTATGTCGTTGATTACGGCACGGAACCGGGCCAGAAGGAAGCCTATTTCACGCTGCGCGAGCTGCGGCGGACGCTGGCGCGCGCCGCGCCCGGCGCCGGCCCGGAGGGGGCGATCTACGCCGGACTCGAACGGCTGACGGCGGCCCTGATCGGCCGCGACTGGTCGAGCGACGATGGCGCGGCGCTGACGATTGACAGAGTGCTGATCGACGCGAACTGGGGCGAGACGACCGACCTGGTGAAACGCTTCTGCCGGCAGTGCGCGCATCCGGGCGTGGTGATGCCCTCGCACGGGCGCTTTGTCGGGGCGTCGTCGGTCCCATTCCACGAATACACGCTGCGGCCGGGCGAGAAAGCGGGCGAAAACTGGCGGATTCCACCGCCCAAGGTCCGCGGAATCGCGCGGCACGTCGCCTTTGACGCGAACTACTGGAAAACGATGGTCCACCGGCGGCTGCGGACGGCGCTGGGCGACCGCGGCTGTCTGTCGCTGTGGGGAGCGCAGCCCGAGCGGCACCGCATGTTCGCCGAGCACGTGACGGCCGAGACGCCAGTGCGCGTCAGCGGCCGCGGCCGGACGGTCGAGGAATGGAAGCAGCGCCCCGGCGCCGACAATCACCTGTTCGACTGCCTGGTCGGCTGCACGGTCGCGGCGTCGATGGAGGGCATCGCGCTGCGCGAGATCGGAGACGCGCGGCCGCGGAAGCAGCCGCGAAGCTGGGCGGCGCTGCAGCAGGCCGCCCGGCGGCGCAGGGAGGCGCCGGCATGA
- the nrdR_1 gene encoding Transcriptional repressor NrdR has product MSKKNAKAPPSWGRPNYGLECRECGCKEFFTLETRPIWNGRIRRRRECRHCGKRVTTLEVRVS; this is encoded by the coding sequence ATGAGCAAGAAGAACGCCAAAGCCCCGCCGAGCTGGGGCCGACCCAACTACGGGCTGGAGTGTCGCGAATGCGGCTGCAAGGAGTTCTTCACTCTGGAAACGCGGCCGATCTGGAACGGCCGCATCCGCCGGCGGCGCGAATGTCGGCACTGCGGCAAACGCGTGACGACGCTCGAGGTGCGGGTGAGCTGA
- a CDS encoding CAAX amino terminal protease self- immunity yields MSDDMCPPSEARDGAAAADATFRDAPSWRAAACGAAVVLCLALAMYALPRRWLYGFVSLSDPQTAWIHVGVLSSALDLVCWCGALLVLQSTLGIRWTYFGVSRRHVDAQMWRACMAVVFCYLAAGLVSVVESVATRLGDAIPTSTAVEQSQFAHHAAAALRSPEAGTVLLLMAIAACAEEILYRSLLLSLTRTVLHSATWAVVITSLVFALAHWRAGAIEMLYAAAVSLVIATMFVRRPSLIMAALGHGAYNVTQLLLPTSGA; encoded by the coding sequence ATGAGTGACGACATGTGTCCGCCAAGCGAAGCTCGCGACGGAGCGGCGGCTGCAGACGCCACGTTTCGCGATGCTCCCTCTTGGCGCGCCGCCGCATGTGGTGCCGCCGTCGTACTGTGCCTTGCGCTCGCAATGTACGCGCTTCCGCGTCGATGGCTTTATGGGTTCGTGAGTCTATCGGACCCGCAAACGGCGTGGATTCACGTGGGCGTATTGTCATCAGCATTAGACCTCGTGTGCTGGTGCGGCGCACTTCTCGTTCTCCAAAGCACACTTGGCATTCGATGGACGTATTTCGGCGTGAGCCGCCGCCACGTGGACGCACAGATGTGGCGGGCGTGCATGGCGGTGGTGTTCTGCTATCTCGCGGCAGGCCTAGTGTCCGTTGTGGAGAGTGTCGCGACGCGCCTTGGTGACGCCATACCAACCAGTACTGCCGTGGAGCAATCCCAATTCGCACACCACGCTGCGGCGGCATTGCGGAGCCCGGAAGCTGGAACCGTTCTTCTGCTTATGGCAATCGCTGCGTGTGCAGAGGAGATCCTGTACCGATCGCTGTTGCTTTCGCTGACGCGTACTGTACTTCACTCAGCAACGTGGGCCGTCGTCATTACGTCGCTAGTATTTGCACTTGCGCACTGGCGCGCTGGTGCCATTGAGATGCTCTATGCGGCGGCCGTGTCGCTCGTGATCGCTACGATGTTTGTTCGGAGGCCTAGTTTGATTATGGCCGCATTGGGCCACGGAGCGTACAACGTGACCCAACTGTTGTTGCCTACGTCCGGAGCGTAG